TAGTGTGCTTAAGTGTTTTATCGAAAATTGAGGGTCAGTGTTATGGGGATCACTAAACGTGAATTTGAGATATTAAAAAGGCGTATTGATACTATCTCTGATAATCAGTTGAAAGAACTTAAAACCTTGATAGATGCAAAATTAACAAGAGATAGCTCATGTAACATCACCTCGGAAGAGGTTGATTTTTTGTTGGAAATTTTTAGTCCCACAGATGTAAATTAGTAAAAACAACTCATAAACTTGAAGGCTTCGCAATGAGAGAATTCTGGCTACACTCACATTTTTACAGTTGTCAAGAAGTACAAATGGATTATATCACCAAAGGAGTAGCGTATTAATTTTTCAGGTGGCGCACGCTCAATTTGGTTTCGTAATGATCTAGAAAACTTCAAAAGGCGCCTTATCGCTTTAAGGTTGCTGAAAATGGTGTCATTCAAACGGACGAGCAAGTTATTGCCCTTAAGCGTAATTAAGCATGATGAAAAAGTTTGTTGTGAGATAGAAACAACCCATTCAGGTTATCTAGTCTCTCAAGACACGTTTTAGATGTTGATCTTATCTACCCGCATACATGCTTGATACCTACAGCAAAGTTTCCTTCACTAAGCCCTACATGGCAAAAAATATCAATCACAGCAGCAGATATTGCTTTGGTTTCCGCCGTTTTCAGGCTTAACTTTTACAGAATGGACGTAGTCGCTAAGATGATGTACAACGGTCGATTCATGAATGCGAACAGCTTGTGAAATCATAGTCTAACTCCAACCTTTAGAAGCTAGTAAAACAGCCTTAATGCGGCTACTAACTCTATTGAAAATCAAATATCTTCAATGGTTATGAGTATACTTGCTTGACGACAAAATATTTTTATTATAATGACAATATTTTTTGTTATCCATCAGTGTTACCGAAATGTATTCTTCAAAATAATTTATTTATCCATTAGAAATCTACATTAATCAGAGAGGTGTGATAACCATTCCTGTTGTTAGTTGTCCCTCTATATTTAATTTTCATGATGAAGCGTAAGTGAATATATAAATTGAAACTCTGCACACGCTGGGGTTTAACCTTAAGCATCGAGTTAGTTAAAAGAGACTGCACTCGTAGTTTTTTATTGCTGGTGGCAAAATGTTTAATAAATCGTACAGAAAAATTTTGACTATTTTATTCGCAGTGGTACTTGCAGCCTGTAATAGTGATGGTGAAGGTGCTTTTTCAGATACTCAAGTTAAGGTTGGCTCGGGCTCGGGACAGATACTAACTAACCAGAGGCTGTTGAATATTGCTGTTACACCTCCTTATGTAGATCTTGCTGTTGATACGCAAGTGAATTTAACCGCTACAGGATATTATTCTGATGGTAGTTTTCGGAATATAACTGGGGAAGTGAAGTGGTCGGTTGAAGGAACAACAAAATTGACAAATCAAGGCAACGGAACGTTTCTTACTGGAAAAAACACCGGAAAGGTGAAAGTTTCTGCGAGTTTAGGAAGTGTGAAGAGCACAAATAATACGAGTGTAAATATTGTCGACGTGGCACTAGTTTCACTGCAAGTTACACCACCAAGCTTTGACGTCATTGAAGGTGCAACATATCAACTTCGAGCTGACGCAAATTACAACAACGGGCTTAGTGTGAATGTGTCTTCGAACACTGCCATGATCGATTGGGTAAGTTCTGATACGAGTGTGGCAACAGTCAATGATTCAGGTTTGGTAACTGCAGTTAAAAAAGGTAAGGCGCAAATCTCCGTCTTGTTAAAATCGTCACCACTGGAAAGTAATAAAAGCGTGGCAAATGTTGTAGAAAACCGGGTTGATAGCATTCAGCTTACAACAACTGCCAACACAATCGCTAAGGGCGAATCGGCGAGGTTGACAGCACAAGCAACGTTTCAAGACGGTAACGTTTTAGATGTAACGTCGCTTGCTAGCTATGCTCGAGACAACGATAGTTTCTTGAATGTTGTGACGGGCGGGGTTGTCACTGCCATTGCCGATAGTTCCGGTACTGCTACGGGTATTAAGGCGTCATATAAAGGCGTAGAAAGTAATAAAGTGGATGTCGTAACGACAGCGGCTGTCGTTTCAAGCTTGGCATTAACACCAGAAGGTGCGCGTAGTCTGCCGCGAGGCAATGCGCTGAATCTTTTTGTAAAGGCGACTTATAGCGACGGCACTACTAATTCTGTTACTCCGGCTTGGAGGATTTCAGATTCGACAAAAGTGACGATTTCAGCCAGCAATTTGTTAACGGCAATAAGCTCCACAATTGGAACACCTGTGACCATCAAAGCCTCCTTTGGCGGAGTAGACAGTAACGAAATTGCAATCACCGTCATTGATGCGGCGTTGATGAGCGTCGCAGTAACACCAAATACAGCTGTGAGTATGGCTAAAGGTCTAACGAAACAGTTTCGAGCAACGGGTCGATACAGCGATGGTACAGAACTGGTTTTGAACAACGTTACTTGGCAAAGCAACGAAACAAATGCTGTGACTATAAACGACAGCGGGTTAGCAACTGCTGTGAGCCCAGGGAATACAACCATTGTAGCAACCGCATTAGGAGTCAATAGTACTCCAGTAAATGTGACAGTAACAGAGGCAGAAATTGCGTCACTGTCTGTAGGAAGTGACGTTACGTTACCTAAAGGACGAGCAACACAGGTTTCTGCTCTTGCAACATACACTGATGGTACGGTTAGTAATGTTGGAACTAATTCAGGCATCAATTGGCGATCGAGCGACACAAGTATTGCTACGGTAAGCAATGTCGGCTTGGTGAATCCGAAGGCGGTCGGCGACGCTACGATAACAGCCACAATTAACGGTATATCTGATTCACGTGTTGTTCATGTAACAGATCCCGTTGTTGATTCTATTGCAATTAGTGGGCTGCCTGAGACGGTGACTGTAGGTACTAGTCAGTCTTTCGATGTTATTGCAACTTACTCAAATGGTACTAAAGGCAGTTTGTTTGGTGATAGCAACTTACGTTTCAGTTATAGCATTGGTAGTGTCATCAGCGTAAGCAGTTCAGTGGCGAGCTATAGTTTGTCGTCTCTGGTTGGAGGAAATACAGTCACCTTGACCGCTACTTTAGGAACTGGTGTAAATGCGATTACTGCAGAAAGGATACTTATTGTAGATGAAGCGACGATCGTTTCGCTAGCTGTTAAAAAATCAAACGTTGCTAGCGCGTTAAACGCAAAATCACGTTTCCAATTTATCGCAGAGGCTACGTACAGTAACGGCCAGAAAAAAGATGTAACGAACAATGTAAGTTGGAGCAGCACAGAGTTTGTTATTGGTTCAAAGACTGACAATGGAACTGACGGCGTACTTGATACAAACGCAGGAGTTGACGCTGGAATGGCGGGTGTAAGTGCGGACGTGTCTGCATCTATCGTCGACGTAAACAATAAGGGTGCGACAGTTCGCTCCAATGTAGAGAGTATTTCTACTGTGACACCGAGAAATGTGAGCTGCTATAGCCAGATTACAGCAGGAGGTCTGACTTTGAGTTGTCCTTCTAACAACTTTACTCGACCTAAGAGTTTGACGAAGAGAGACTTTGTCTATTCTGGGGCGTCAGTTGGCGTCTATGAAATCAACGAGCAGGTCACCGACAAACTGAGATATAACGAAGCTGTTGCATACTGTACTGCTGTCGGTGGGCGATTGCCGACTAGAGCTGAACTAGGAACGATATTCTTAGAAGTAGATAAAATTGTCGATTCTAACTTCAAGGTTTATACAAACTATGGATTCCCTACCTACATAAAATATTGGACATCAAGTATTGATCCTGACAATTCTGCTAATCGAATTGTTGTAAATATGAGCCGAAATATTCCAGCGACAATGGTTGAAACTGGATATGGATATGCGGCATGTATTTTGTGATTGAATGCGACTAACCACGTTACGGAAATAAATTACATATATTGAGCACACGGATGGTGCTTATCTACCTAGTTCGTCCATATATTTTGGCGTATTTATTAAGAATAATTTGTATGATAAAACTAAATTCGCTTTGTCTATTGATCTGTTTAAATGTATTGCCAGCTTACTCAGTGGTATCTGCTGAAGCAGATTTTCCGTTTACCCCTTTTATTGAAGTAGTTGGGGGTTATAGTAGGGCTCTAGATTCTGCTATTGACCTGTCGGAAAATTCTGGTGTATATGGTATTGCTTCAGGTATGGAGATATATAAAAACGTAGATCTAAAAGCCCAATACCAAGACTATTCAAAAATAGATGTAGATAGTAAAAGCCTGTCAGTAAAAACAAAATTTTTTAATTACGAACTTTCGTATCGCTATCCTGTTGGTCATGATGTAAGTGTTGTAGCTGGTTTGGGTATAGGTTATTGGAAGATGACGAAGTACCAAGGCAGCGGTAAAATTAAGGCGAATGGTGTGGCTCCAATAACAAGAGTCGGGTTTAATTACGATATTAATAAAAACATATCGGTAAGTCTCTCTTACCAATATGTAAATGCCATAGGTGATCTGTTCACTGGTGAATATGATGCGCACAACATGTTATTTGGGGCTAGATATTCATTTGGAGGGCGCGATGAAATTACACCTCCTGCGGAGCGAGGGGTTGATGAAGAATTCTTCGTTGAAGAGCAGTCCACGACGGTAGCCAGTGCAGTTGTGCCAATGAAGTTTTGTAATAAGATAATCACGCCAATTATCTTTAACTTCGATGAGAGTGTGCTCAGTGCTAACAATAGAGCGGAGTTGAGGGCTGTTGTTCAATACGCGAATGCTAACAACTTCAATAGCGTGACATTGGTTGGCTATACAGACGACAAAGGCTCTGAAAGCTACAACTTGTCCTTGGCTAAACGAAGAATAGACGCTGTTGAAAATTTCTTTGAAAACGAAGGATTAGCTGTCTATTACGGCATTGCAAACGGTAAGGATCATACTATATTTAAGAGTGAACATACAAAAAGACGCGTAGACGTTTACGTAAATACACTTCTCGAAAAGGAAACAGCCTGTGACCAAAAGTTTGGTTTCTAAAATTATGCGTTTGTCTTTGTTTTTTTTGCTACTGTTGCATCTGAATGGATGCGACAGTAGCTTTTCTGTGCAAGGAACCAATGTTGGCGCGATCGATGTTTATCGCAGTGTAAAAGCTGTTAACTCAAAATTATTGATAGACAATTGGAACGCGTTTCTTATTGGACAGCCATACATGTTCGAAACGGATGGTTTCAGTAAGCTGGCAGAAGGTAAAACAGCAAACGGTTTAAAACGCTATGAACAAATGGTTTTTAAGGAAAATGAAATCTTTGAGGGCGTCGAATTACTTGACAGTAGTGGTGAAATAGACCCGGTCGCCGTCCGAGCTACGTTTCAGTACCTTCTTTTTGTTGCTAATGCGTATTACATTCCGAATAATGAATTCAACTTTAATAGCCTGTATCGAAATCCTGAAGTGTTGGAGAAGATCGTTAGTGCAACGTGGGAGCTGTTTTCGAATTACTATACCGTTGACAGCAAGCACGTTGGAAACTGGTGGTACTGGGAGATTGGTACTAACAAAATACTAATGGACTTTTTAGCGTTAACCTACCTTGATCTTCCACCTGCATTACTTAGCAAGGGTATTGAGATTTCCTATGCTATGGCTCCCGATCCTAGATATATTTTCAATAGTGTGGGAACAGCATCAGAGCGGGTTTCTGAGCTTTCAACTGGGGCGAATAGGACGGATCTTGCTCAAATACACATGTTGCGCTCTGTTCTCCAGGGTAACGTGACGCAGGTGCAGGAGTCTGTAAACTTAATTGCAAGTACCTTGACAATCGTAGAAAGCGGGGATGGTTTTTATAGGGACGGCGGCTTGGTCCAGCATGTCGATTACCCCTATATTGGCGGGTATGGTGCGGTATTGTTGGAAACGGTCAGCAAGGTGTCTTATGTGTTATCAAACACAGATAAAAGCTATGACTTGTCTGCCTTCAATTTTATGTACGACAGGATTTTCGACACTTTTGAGCCTTTTATCTTTAAGTCACAGTTGGCTGAGGGCGTAAGGGGACGCTCGTCATCTCGAGGGTGGGCTACTTCTCGAAAGGAAGCACAAAATATTATTCAGTCATTCTTAAGACTCTATCCGTCAGCCCCAACTGAGTACAAAAACAAACTTAGTAGGTTGATTAAGGAGCAATTGCTAAGTCCGGAAGAACAAAGAGAGCGTTACTTCATTGATTTCTACGCGAATGATTTTGTTTCGTTGGCGATTGCCAACGAGCAGGTGCTGGGAGATACAGAACTTGTTCAGCGTGGGCCACTCGTAGGTAACTTCTTGTTTAACTCGATGGACAGGGTTGCACACAGAAAGAGTGATTGGATGTTTTTAGTCTCAGCCCACTCATACCGCACAGGTAACTACGAATGTTTAAATGGAGAGAATCTGAAAGGGTACAGAACTGGCGATGGTATGACATACATCTACGATAGTGACCAAGAGCAATATTTTAACTATTGGCCAATGCTGGATCCGTTACTGCCTGTAGGAACCACTGAAGACATTTCAATTACTCCCGAAGATTGTACACAAATAGAAACCGGTTCATTGAAAAAGCAAAACATGAGATGGGTAGGAGGGATATCGACAAGGAAGCAAGATCAAGTTAGCGGTGGAATTGGTAGTTATGGTATGCATTTCTTTAGTTACGATGATTCAGTCGAAATTAAAAAATCTTGGTTCATGCTGGAAGATATGATTGTTGCACTTGGCGGCGGTTTGACTTCGTCTGAATATGATTCGACGAAAACCGCCGTAGAGTTTAGGAAGATTAAAAGCTCAGCGGGTAACAAGATATACATTGATGGCGTGCGGCACCCATCCGGTTTGACGCCGATTGATTATAGTGGCAATCCAAAATCTATCTTTTTGGAAGGTGACATCGTGAGTTCGTCAAGAGGCTACGTCTTTTTAGGAAACGATAACGTCAAATTTGAGAAGAAAGTAAAGCAGGTGGGGAATTGGACTGAAGTCAATACGGTAAATGAAGAGCGTATGTCTAACCCGTATATGGAATACAACACCGTGAATATCGATATTATGCACGGTATTGGTGGAAGCGTTTATGATAAGTATGCATATATTGTAATACCCTCTATTAGCTTGGCTGAGTTTAATAGTAAGTTAGCCGTAAGCGATAAAGTTGGTGTAGATGTTTTAACCGTATCAGGTGATGCGCATGTTATATCTGTGCCGAGTTTAGGGCTAGTTGCGGCTAACATTTTTGACGAAGATGGTTACGTCAGTGAAGTGCTGGAAGTATCTGCTCCCTCTGCGGTGCTTTTTGAAAAGAAATTGAACAAAATCAAAGTCTGGGCATCACAGCCAACGCGTTCACAAAACCAAATCAGCTTGTTGTTTCCTAAAGAGAGTAACCTGATATTGGAACCGGCTTATCAAAACACAGTAAGCGTTGAAGGTGATCACTTCATCGTAGATACAAGCGCAAAGGATGGCGAGACAATCTATTTTGAACTAACTATTGACCGATGAAAGTAAAAGTATAAACACCTCCGGAGGTGTTTCTGAGCGCAAAGTAATAGATGCACACTTCGAAGTTTTGTAAGCGCGTCATAAAACCCACATTCTTGTCATGGTGAGTCAGCCATAAGATCAAACCTCCTACCACAAGGAGATTTGATATGGTCGGGCGATAATTCGATTTGCTTACAATGAACGACAAGGATACTGATATGCAAACATTAACCGCGAATAATGCGAATTCAAAATTTGGAGACATGCTAATGAAGGTTTTTCTGTGGTGGTTATTATATCATGTGATGAATATGAACAACTTGAAGCACTAAAACTAATGAAGATAAAGGCACGCTTCGAACAATAAGAAAGAGATATTATTAATGGGCATCTGGTTGATTGTGACGCTTTTATGGAAAAATTAGAACATGGCAAGTTTGATTAATGGATATGTATAAACATTCTTCTCCGGCGCAGCCTGATCGGATTTATGTTTGTCCTTACACTCTCGAACATTAGGGTGGGACATAATTTAATGAGTTAAATCAATCCATATCTTTATCGGGGGGAAATGAGGTGATTTGGGGATTCCCAACTTTGGTTACGACTATCGTTGGTTTCCGCTTAAAATATGTTATCTATTACATAAGATAGCCAGACCATATAGTTGTTGGCGCTATATTTGGGGGAAATATGTCACCGACGAAGTATTTCAAACGATTGTCTTAATTAACTCTATAGGGGAAGTGTTTGATGTTCAAGTCGCGTCGACTAGTCACTCCTGATCATTACTCTATTCCGGTCAACAGGAATAGCCTAGGTAAAATTGGTGTGAAAATAATAATCTGATACTTAATTTGTATATAGAGTTGACAATATTGTAACTAAATCAAAATTACATTGTCTGAAGTATGTAGGTCGATGATCATTCTGGTTAGTTTGTGAAAAATGAAGATATAGCCTTATTAAACATTTCAAGGCTCAAGCAGAGGCATAAGAAATTGACGCAAGATGCTGAGTTAGTCGTGCTGGTCGGTTATTTTTCCTAGCAAGCGTTTTGTGAACATTTCTGTGTGTCACGAAATACTACTTACGACATAATTCTAAGCTAATAGGCAAAGGAGTTATTTTTCTCGATCTTGGCTGTTATTCTGCTGCTAGTAAAGTGCCTCGATTGGTTGACTTTCTTGAATGGGTGTAATGGTGAAGCATTGGACTCTAAATTGGTGATTGAATGCTACATGGGACTTATGGTTGTCGCGACGGGCAATTTAAAGTTTGTGGCAAAATCGTCAATGAACTATGGAAATCGCCTTGGGACTCAATTCAGTTGGATTTAGTCCCATTTGAAATGTGTCTGTTACTCGATAGTAGATTTTGTTGTATGAAATTTGGAATTGAAGAATGGATTAGAGATCGTCAGAAAAAAATCGTTTCTCAAGAGACTATGAGACGCCGTACTTACGAGCAACGGCTTGAAATTGCGTTGTCTATTAAGCGCAGAAAGATAAAGTTATTTCTTGAGAAAGGCTTTGACCAAAAGGGGGGTGAGCGTTGTCGATGAACAGTTATGATATTACTAATATGTCTTAGTTCCTACTAGGTCTGACACTTCAATTTGAAAAGAAGATAGTTACCCACTTTGATTAAAGATGCTGAATCCGAAATCAAAGACAATAAGAGGTAACTTTCATGCTTCATACTAACAATCCAATCATCAAGCACAAAGTTGGGAACTCCGCAGTACGCTCCAAATCGAAAACTCTCTTTAATCGCATCTGTTCTGCAACATTACCTATCCATTCAAATAGTATTTCAGCTAATTACGTGCTCACGACTTTGCTCGCTGTTTTCTTATCACTCTCTGTGTTCATGTTCTAGGTAATTGTGGGCTTCTGCTGAGGTATCTAAACGCTTGGGAGATGAGCTTACACGCATGCGCCACTTGCTTAGCTTGGCTTTTATCTTCATAAAAGGTGCTAATAAAGAATAGCGTCTTTCCTTACCATCAATCACTATCCAGTCTCTATACACGCCAAAAGTGTGGTATCCGTACTTACTGGTATTAGAGAAGGTTAGGTTAAACGCCTTAGACTCAATGTATTCGTCTCTATTCATCGTCTGGATGTGATGAAAGTTTAGTCCTTCTCCATAGAAGCGCCCACACTCTTGGGAAATGCGATAGAGCTTTCCAGCGTGTTCGACTAGACCACCTGCATTTCGTCCGTGTGATTTTCCAGACGCGATAGGAGAGGAGGGGTGTTCCTGAAAGTCTTGCCCAAAACAGCGAGAAACATGCAGTTTTTGAACGAAGTTTCCGTCTACTTTATGGGTGCAGAACAAATAGAGGATTCCGTCCTTTGGGTAAATGAATGAATCTACGACAGAAACATCAGATAATAGAGTGCGGAAAAACTCAAATTGCTTGCTGTGGGAGTCATACTTGAATAACTTTAATTTTCCAGTGTCCGCGGTTTCGGGTAGGCAATACAGTTCTCCCTGGTAAGTGAAGACGTAGGGAAAGGACTGGTGACCTTCGCGGGAGGACAGCGTATCAAAGTAAGGTAATGGTTCGCCTTGCAAGTTGGCACATTTTACTTTTCCGATACGGTGCCATTGAGACATCGACTCATAGGCTAAGACTAACTCTGAGTCGACCTCAAACAGGAATGGGTCAGCCTGATAATGACAACCATCAATGTCCAACCAGATAACGGTAGACTCATCACATTGCTGGCTCTGGATAATACTAGAAAGTTGATCGCTAGGAATTAGCCCTACTCGCCATTCATCGAAGGCAAATAGTTTTTGAATCAGCAAATCGATGACTTTTTTCATTGCAGACTTTTCGACTGTCGGTGTTTGAAGCGGTAACATGTGCTCTATACTCTCAACTTATATTTATATAATTATCTGAGTTTCTGCGAAATAGTACGAAATACTTGTTCAGACAAGATCGCCAACTGAAAAAATGCAGGCTTTAAGTCGGAAAGTTGCTCAACATCGTATTTCTCTTGGCGCGATATAACCCGCAGCGGAGACATTACAAAATCGGTTAAGTTGGCAACGCTTAGGTTTTTTAGTAGCCACTTTAGGTCGTTGAGTAAATGTCGAGCGCGTACTTCTTTTTGCGTAGAAGGCAAAAGTTCTAACCCTGAGGTTTGTCGATATAAATTACGCACGAAGTTTGCACCGCAAAACTCGGTTAGAGCGAGTGAACCCCAAAATCTTGGGTTGATTTCAATGAGATAGTAGCCATTTTCAGTCTGCAATAGTTCGATCATCATAACACCAGACCAAACAAGATCTTTTGTTATCTTGGCAGCGATTTCAGCGAGTTCACATGGGATCTTAGTTGAGGTCTGCCGATAAGACGAACCTCCTCCATCTTTAGGTTGATGTAGTCTTTCATTCTGGTTGAGCGCGATTACGTCGCCATTATGAGCTAAGACGTTCAGACCTACTCCTGTTCCAATGAGTTGCTTTTGACATATGACATCGGTGCGAGCCAAATGGTCATGAAGGAAACTTAGTTTATCTTGATGTTGAGTGAGCTTCTTTACTGCATACTTGTTGTACTGATCGTCATGGTAGACAACGCTGTAACGAGTTTTGAAATAAACATCGTTTTCTTCTAGGGCGACCTCATTCGCTTCTCGATCTTTTTCAACAAGGTGACTTTGGGGATACTTCAGCAAACGACCATCACAAAGTTGGTGGATAGACCATTTGTCGATCGCGCGGAAATAAGATTGGGGCTTGGGCGCTGCAAGTTTAAAGTATTGATTAAGCTCGATGTAATGCTCTGCGACAAACAGTGAAGTAATGTCATTGATTGGAATGATCATGTCCACCTGTTGGCGTTTGAGTTGCTCAATTAATAACTCAGGATCACGCTGATTGAAGTCATAGTACTGTGATTGAGAAGTGTGTTTAGAAACGCACGCCAATGAGCGCTTTTTACTATGTCTTACAACGAGAATTTCGCTTATTGATGGCTCTAAGCTGAGTTGTCTCACTGTGACCAAAGCTGCTCGGTCATTAGAGCCAAGTATCGCGACTTTCATAAATTGCCCTGTTCGTTAATTCAATTGAGTAAACCCAAGTTTCTAGCGATATGTGTTTTTACCACTGCACCAAGCCTTTAGAACAATGGCCTAGGTGTGAAACAGGTGAATCTTATATTTTTCGCTAATGAATTAATATATCAATTAACAGTAGTGTGATGATAATTTCAAAATGTATCTTAATTGAGACAGATATTTCTAACCTATGATACAGATTCTCAAAAATATGCCAACGAGGGGAGTCTGTCGGAGCGTATTATTCCCATCAGAAAGAGCAATAACTGCAACAAATAGTGCTAATTTCTTATGTTTGAGAAATTTGTAAAATTATCAGTTCGAATTGAATCGTGTGTTTGGAAAGACAACAAAGGTGCTCAGGGCACCTTTGTTGTTGATTGGCAGATAAATCAGGAGAGATCTCTTAGCTAGTGACTTGCTCTTTGATACCAAGGAGAGCGTGGATCAGTCACTTCAAACAGTTGGTATTTCTTCTTCAGCATTTGTCCGCCGTCTCGCGTGATTGGTTCCCATGATATAGTGGCTCGACTGGTACTTGGTTTTATCGTCATGACATCCATAGGAATTGAGATATAAAAACCTTTGTTGTAACTGCCTTCGCCATACTCTTCAGCAGAGAGGTTAGTAATGGTGGCATACGCACCGACGGTCACACCAGAGTCAAATTGCTTAGAGAAATCAACGCGAGTACCTACGTCACCACCTAAAAATTTACCAGCACTAACTTT
This window of the Vibrio panuliri genome carries:
- a CDS encoding Ig-like domain-containing protein; the protein is MFNKSYRKILTILFAVVLAACNSDGEGAFSDTQVKVGSGSGQILTNQRLLNIAVTPPYVDLAVDTQVNLTATGYYSDGSFRNITGEVKWSVEGTTKLTNQGNGTFLTGKNTGKVKVSASLGSVKSTNNTSVNIVDVALVSLQVTPPSFDVIEGATYQLRADANYNNGLSVNVSSNTAMIDWVSSDTSVATVNDSGLVTAVKKGKAQISVLLKSSPLESNKSVANVVENRVDSIQLTTTANTIAKGESARLTAQATFQDGNVLDVTSLASYARDNDSFLNVVTGGVVTAIADSSGTATGIKASYKGVESNKVDVVTTAAVVSSLALTPEGARSLPRGNALNLFVKATYSDGTTNSVTPAWRISDSTKVTISASNLLTAISSTIGTPVTIKASFGGVDSNEIAITVIDAALMSVAVTPNTAVSMAKGLTKQFRATGRYSDGTELVLNNVTWQSNETNAVTINDSGLATAVSPGNTTIVATALGVNSTPVNVTVTEAEIASLSVGSDVTLPKGRATQVSALATYTDGTVSNVGTNSGINWRSSDTSIATVSNVGLVNPKAVGDATITATINGISDSRVVHVTDPVVDSIAISGLPETVTVGTSQSFDVIATYSNGTKGSLFGDSNLRFSYSIGSVISVSSSVASYSLSSLVGGNTVTLTATLGTGVNAITAERILIVDEATIVSLAVKKSNVASALNAKSRFQFIAEATYSNGQKKDVTNNVSWSSTEFVIGSKTDNGTDGVLDTNAGVDAGMAGVSADVSASIVDVNNKGATVRSNVESISTVTPRNVSCYSQITAGGLTLSCPSNNFTRPKSLTKRDFVYSGASVGVYEINEQVTDKLRYNEAVAYCTAVGGRLPTRAELGTIFLEVDKIVDSNFKVYTNYGFPTYIKYWTSSIDPDNSANRIVVNMSRNIPATMVETGYGYAACIL
- a CDS encoding outer membrane beta-barrel protein is translated as MIKLNSLCLLICLNVLPAYSVVSAEADFPFTPFIEVVGGYSRALDSAIDLSENSGVYGIASGMEIYKNVDLKAQYQDYSKIDVDSKSLSVKTKFFNYELSYRYPVGHDVSVVAGLGIGYWKMTKYQGSGKIKANGVAPITRVGFNYDINKNISVSLSYQYVNAIGDLFTGEYDAHNMLFGARYSFGGRDEITPPAERGVDEEFFVEEQSTTVASAVVPMKFCNKIITPIIFNFDESVLSANNRAELRAVVQYANANNFNSVTLVGYTDDKGSESYNLSLAKRRIDAVENFFENEGLAVYYGIANGKDHTIFKSEHTKRRVDVYVNTLLEKETACDQKFGF
- a CDS encoding polysaccharide lyase 8 family protein, with translation MTKSLVSKIMRLSLFFLLLLHLNGCDSSFSVQGTNVGAIDVYRSVKAVNSKLLIDNWNAFLIGQPYMFETDGFSKLAEGKTANGLKRYEQMVFKENEIFEGVELLDSSGEIDPVAVRATFQYLLFVANAYYIPNNEFNFNSLYRNPEVLEKIVSATWELFSNYYTVDSKHVGNWWYWEIGTNKILMDFLALTYLDLPPALLSKGIEISYAMAPDPRYIFNSVGTASERVSELSTGANRTDLAQIHMLRSVLQGNVTQVQESVNLIASTLTIVESGDGFYRDGGLVQHVDYPYIGGYGAVLLETVSKVSYVLSNTDKSYDLSAFNFMYDRIFDTFEPFIFKSQLAEGVRGRSSSRGWATSRKEAQNIIQSFLRLYPSAPTEYKNKLSRLIKEQLLSPEEQRERYFIDFYANDFVSLAIANEQVLGDTELVQRGPLVGNFLFNSMDRVAHRKSDWMFLVSAHSYRTGNYECLNGENLKGYRTGDGMTYIYDSDQEQYFNYWPMLDPLLPVGTTEDISITPEDCTQIETGSLKKQNMRWVGGISTRKQDQVSGGIGSYGMHFFSYDDSVEIKKSWFMLEDMIVALGGGLTSSEYDSTKTAVEFRKIKSSAGNKIYIDGVRHPSGLTPIDYSGNPKSIFLEGDIVSSSRGYVFLGNDNVKFEKKVKQVGNWTEVNTVNEERMSNPYMEYNTVNIDIMHGIGGSVYDKYAYIVIPSISLAEFNSKLAVSDKVGVDVLTVSGDAHVISVPSLGLVAANIFDEDGYVSEVLEVSAPSAVLFEKKLNKIKVWASQPTRSQNQISLLFPKESNLILEPAYQNTVSVEGDHFIVDTSAKDGETIYFELTIDR
- a CDS encoding glucosamine inositolphosphorylceramide transferase family protein; this encodes MKKVIDLLIQKLFAFDEWRVGLIPSDQLSSIIQSQQCDESTVIWLDIDGCHYQADPFLFEVDSELVLAYESMSQWHRIGKVKCANLQGEPLPYFDTLSSREGHQSFPYVFTYQGELYCLPETADTGKLKLFKYDSHSKQFEFFRTLLSDVSVVDSFIYPKDGILYLFCTHKVDGNFVQKLHVSRCFGQDFQEHPSSPIASGKSHGRNAGGLVEHAGKLYRISQECGRFYGEGLNFHHIQTMNRDEYIESKAFNLTFSNTSKYGYHTFGVYRDWIVIDGKERRYSLLAPFMKIKAKLSKWRMRVSSSPKRLDTSAEAHNYLEHEHRE
- a CDS encoding ATP-grasp domain-containing protein, which encodes MKVAILGSNDRAALVTVRQLSLEPSISEILVVRHSKKRSLACVSKHTSQSQYYDFNQRDPELLIEQLKRQQVDMIIPINDITSLFVAEHYIELNQYFKLAAPKPQSYFRAIDKWSIHQLCDGRLLKYPQSHLVEKDREANEVALEENDVYFKTRYSVVYHDDQYNKYAVKKLTQHQDKLSFLHDHLARTDVICQKQLIGTGVGLNVLAHNGDVIALNQNERLHQPKDGGGSSYRQTSTKIPCELAEIAAKITKDLVWSGVMMIELLQTENGYYLIEINPRFWGSLALTEFCGANFVRNLYRQTSGLELLPSTQKEVRARHLLNDLKWLLKNLSVANLTDFVMSPLRVISRQEKYDVEQLSDLKPAFFQLAILSEQVFRTISQKLR